A region from the Sander vitreus isolate 19-12246 chromosome 1, sanVit1, whole genome shotgun sequence genome encodes:
- the gcshb gene encoding glycine cleavage system protein H (aminomethyl carrier), b: MAMRAALRCLSANFSPRLPQLSSVAQVSATRLLWRSDSPRILSTTSALSTALKFTDKHEWVRVEGGIGIVGISNYAQEALGDVVYCGLPEVGQRLEPLEEFGALESVKAASELYSPLAGEVTEINTELADNPGLVNKACYAEGWLIKMTIEKPEELDGLMDQAAYDKFIKSLEE; encoded by the exons ATGGCGATGAGAGCAGCGCTGCGGTGCCTCTCTGCAAACTTTTCTCCCAGACTGCCTCAGCTGTCGTCGGTAGCGCAGGTTTCAGCGACTCGGCTGCTGTGGAGGAGCGACTCTCCGCGGATACTCAGCACGACCTCGGCCCTTTccacag CCCTAAAGTTCACAGATAAGCATGAGTGGGTGCGAGTAGAAGGTGGAATTGGCATAGTTGGTATCAGCAATTACGCCCAG gAAGCATTAGGTGATGTGGTATACTGTGGACTCCCTGAAGTTGGCCAAAGACTTGAACCATTGG aggaGTTTGGTGCCTTGGAAAGCGTAAAGGCTGCCAGTGAGCTATATTCACCACTGGCAGGGGAAGTGACTGAAATCAACACAGAGCTGGCAGACAATCCTGGACTTGTTAATAAAGCCTGCTATGCAGAGG GGTGGCTAATCAAGATGACGATTGAAAAGCCTGAAGAACTCGACGGCCTCATGGATCAAGCTGCATATGATAAATTTATTAAGTCACTTGAAGAATAA